The Chryseobacterium sp. 52 genome includes a region encoding these proteins:
- a CDS encoding beta-ketoacyl synthase N-terminal-like domain-containing protein — MRKDIYITDYNCVSPLGFDVTSNWNNLLEGKSGVALHKVVENQEAFYASIIDTEKLEEEFNNSFDRIDFTRLEKMFLLSLKPLLEKHEITEETAFILSTTKGNISLLKNQTELPEGVYLSNLAQKIADSFGFKTKPIVVSNACVSGVMAMAVAKNMIQAGKYKDAFVIAGDEVSEFVISGFNSFQAIGTEPCKPYDKNRNGINIGEATASVYITSSPSENEKFRFKILGDSAINDANHISGPSRTGDGLYASIKNAMTEANVSAEQIGFISAHGTATLYNDEMEAIAFNRMELQHVPLNSMKGYYGHCLGASGLLESIISMESARHGTLLPSKNFEEMGVTQPLHIIKENQPATVQYILKTASGFGGCNAAIVLEKC; from the coding sequence ATGAGGAAAGATATTTATATTACAGATTATAACTGCGTCAGCCCTCTGGGATTTGATGTCACTTCCAACTGGAACAATCTACTGGAAGGAAAATCAGGCGTGGCACTTCATAAAGTTGTTGAAAATCAGGAAGCCTTTTATGCTTCGATTATCGATACTGAAAAGCTTGAAGAAGAATTTAACAATAGTTTTGACAGAATAGATTTTACAAGACTGGAGAAGATGTTTCTTCTAAGCTTAAAACCTTTGCTTGAAAAACATGAAATTACAGAAGAAACTGCTTTTATTTTATCAACAACCAAAGGGAACATCAGTTTATTAAAAAACCAGACTGAATTACCTGAAGGGGTCTACCTTTCTAATTTAGCTCAGAAAATAGCTGATTCTTTTGGATTTAAAACAAAACCTATTGTCGTTTCCAATGCCTGTGTTTCAGGAGTAATGGCCATGGCTGTTGCTAAAAACATGATTCAGGCTGGAAAATATAAAGATGCTTTTGTCATTGCCGGTGATGAGGTTTCAGAATTTGTAATCTCAGGATTCAATTCGTTCCAGGCCATCGGAACAGAACCGTGTAAACCTTATGATAAAAACAGGAACGGAATCAATATTGGTGAAGCTACTGCATCTGTTTATATTACATCATCCCCATCTGAAAACGAAAAATTCAGGTTTAAAATATTGGGAGATTCTGCAATCAATGATGCCAATCATATTTCCGGACCCTCCAGAACAGGAGACGGGCTGTATGCCAGCATCAAGAATGCAATGACAGAAGCCAATGTGAGTGCAGAGCAAATCGGTTTTATTTCTGCACACGGAACAGCAACACTTTATAATGATGAGATGGAAGCTATTGCCTTCAACAGAATGGAGCTTCAGCACGTTCCTTTAAACAGCATGAAGGGATATTACGGACACTGCCTCGGAGCATCGGGACTTCTGGAAAGCATTATTTCTATGGAAAGTGCACGTCATGGGACACTTCTTCCGTCCAAAAATTTTGAGGAAATGGGAGTTACCCAGCCTTTACATATTATTAAAGAAAACCAACCCGCAACGGTTCAATATATTTTAAAAACAGCTTCCGGATTCGGAGGATGTAATGCGGCTATTGTTTTAGAAAAATGTTAA
- a CDS encoding acyl-CoA thioesterase produces MQSKENIITCTEEVRVRFNETDPLGIVWHGHYIVYFEDGREAFGREHGLTYLDIQKAGFVTPIVKSTCEHFLPLKYGETFRIVTTFVNSVSAKLIYTYELFNQDDQLVCSGETIQVFLESSGSLCLYNPEFFQAWKDKMGL; encoded by the coding sequence ATGCAGTCTAAAGAAAACATAATAACCTGTACGGAAGAAGTAAGAGTACGTTTCAATGAAACAGATCCGCTGGGAATTGTCTGGCACGGACACTATATTGTATATTTTGAAGACGGAAGAGAAGCTTTCGGAAGAGAACACGGCCTTACTTATCTTGATATTCAGAAAGCAGGTTTCGTAACGCCTATCGTAAAAAGTACCTGTGAACATTTTCTTCCTTTAAAATATGGAGAAACATTCAGAATCGTTACCACTTTTGTCAATTCAGTGTCTGCAAAACTGATCTACACCTATGAACTCTTCAATCAGGATGATCAATTGGTCTGCAGTGGAGAAACCATTCAGGTTTTCCTGGAGAGTAGCGGAAGTTTATGCCTTTACAACCCTGAGTTTTTTCAGGCATGGAAAGATAAAATGGGATTATAA
- a CDS encoding ABC transporter permease, translating to MLLYKLWRSFVKEILLLKRDIGGIVIIFVMPLLLIVTITLIQDSTFKNLEGSKIPIIFIDNDKSEVSKNIKQELETSKTFQLLTNYNEKSAQEAVFSGDYQMAIVIPENLTKDLNSNIDSKVQTIVSSFGLEGDSAAAKKPVATKAKEIHLYFDPATNAGFKNSVMNSVNKMVFEIENKKIYKAFQDQLGTEENLDENKNLISFKEITPKKGAMDVMPNSVQHNVPAWTLFAIFFIVVPLSINLVKEKSQGTSVRARISPTPYFVHILGKTFTYLIICIIQFLLMVAVGIYLFPYMDLPAFDVSGKMFQLIVVTLFSGLAAIGFGVLLGTIADTQEQSAPFGATSVVVLAAIGGIWVPVFLMPDFMQTVAKFSPMNWGLNAYYDIILRNSGIGGIAKELAFLLIFYIAMVSISIFYERKQNAV from the coding sequence ATGTTGTTGTATAAACTTTGGAGAAGCTTCGTGAAGGAAATCCTTCTTCTGAAGAGAGATATTGGGGGAATTGTCATTATTTTCGTCATGCCGTTACTGTTAATTGTAACGATTACTTTAATTCAGGATTCTACCTTCAAAAATCTGGAAGGTTCAAAGATTCCGATCATTTTTATTGACAATGATAAGTCTGAGGTCTCGAAAAATATTAAACAGGAACTGGAAACCAGCAAAACATTCCAGCTGCTGACTAATTACAATGAAAAGTCAGCGCAGGAAGCCGTATTCTCAGGAGATTATCAAATGGCAATCGTCATTCCTGAAAATTTAACAAAAGATTTAAATTCAAATATTGATTCTAAAGTTCAGACCATTGTAAGTTCATTTGGACTGGAAGGAGATTCTGCAGCTGCCAAAAAACCGGTTGCTACAAAAGCAAAAGAAATTCACCTGTACTTTGATCCTGCTACCAATGCAGGATTCAAAAACTCTGTGATGAATTCTGTGAATAAAATGGTTTTTGAGATCGAAAACAAAAAGATCTACAAAGCATTTCAGGATCAGCTGGGTACTGAAGAAAATCTGGATGAAAACAAAAATCTGATCAGTTTCAAAGAAATTACCCCGAAAAAAGGAGCCATGGACGTAATGCCGAATTCCGTTCAGCACAATGTTCCTGCATGGACTCTCTTTGCAATCTTCTTTATCGTAGTTCCTTTGTCTATCAATCTGGTTAAAGAAAAAAGTCAGGGTACAAGCGTAAGAGCCAGAATCAGCCCAACCCCTTATTTTGTTCATATTTTAGGAAAAACATTTACGTATCTCATCATCTGTATTATTCAGTTTTTACTGATGGTAGCCGTGGGAATTTACCTTTTCCCGTATATGGATCTTCCTGCTTTTGATGTTTCAGGAAAAATGTTCCAGCTGATTGTCGTGACCTTATTTTCAGGACTGGCAGCCATCGGATTCGGTGTTCTGTTGGGTACTATTGCAGATACTCAGGAGCAGTCAGCCCCATTTGGAGCGACTTCAGTGGTAGTACTTGCCGCTATCGGAGGAATCTGGGTTCCGGTATTTTTAATGCCTGACTTTATGCAGACCGTTGCCAAATTTTCCCCGATGAACTGGGGACTGAATGCCTATTACGATATTATTTTAAGAAACAGTGGCATTGGAGGAATTGCCAAAGAACTTGCCTTCCTATTGATATTCTATATTGCCATGGTCTCTATTTCTATTTTTTACGAAAGAAAACAAAATGCAGTCTAA
- a CDS encoding ABC transporter ATP-binding protein: MAENMIEINSLYKKYKNSEEFSVNDISLNIEKNEIYGILGPNGAGKTTLISMLSGLIKPTSGQFTINGLSPQKDSFKIKQIIGIVPQEYALYPTLTAKENLMFYGSLYGLKHKDLKKAIDESLEIMGLSKFADKKVEQFSGGMKRRCNLIAGTLHNPKVLFLDEPTVGVDVQSKKVIIDFLQELNKNGTCIIYTSHHLSEAEEFCTKIAIIDRGRIHAVGTPEELVAQIANAENLEDVFISLTGKELRDVVV; this comes from the coding sequence ATGGCAGAAAATATGATTGAGATCAACAGTCTGTATAAAAAATACAAAAACTCCGAAGAGTTTTCTGTCAACGACATATCGCTGAATATAGAAAAAAACGAGATCTATGGAATCCTGGGACCTAACGGGGCCGGAAAAACCACTCTGATCTCTATGCTTTCAGGATTAATTAAACCTACTTCCGGGCAGTTTACGATCAACGGACTGTCTCCTCAGAAAGACAGCTTCAAAATAAAACAGATCATCGGTATTGTTCCTCAGGAATATGCGCTCTATCCTACTCTTACGGCTAAAGAAAACTTAATGTTTTACGGAAGTCTGTACGGTTTAAAGCATAAAGATCTGAAAAAAGCCATCGATGAATCTTTAGAAATCATGGGCCTTTCAAAATTTGCTGACAAAAAAGTAGAACAGTTCTCAGGAGGAATGAAACGCCGCTGCAACCTTATCGCAGGAACGCTTCACAACCCTAAAGTATTGTTTCTGGATGAACCGACTGTTGGCGTTGATGTTCAGTCCAAAAAAGTGATCATAGATTTTCTGCAGGAACTGAATAAAAACGGAACCTGTATTATTTATACTTCCCATCACCTTTCTGAAGCGGAAGAATTCTGTACAAAGATTGCGATTATCGACAGAGGAAGAATACACGCAGTGGGAACACCGGAAGAACTGGTGGCACAGATCGCAAATGCTGAAAACTTAGAAGATGTTTTCATTTCATTAACAGGAAAAGAATTAAGAGATGTTGTTGTATAA
- a CDS encoding BtrH N-terminal domain-containing protein: MKLNFEHHQTAHCENGVASNLLLNKGLKLSEPMIFGIGSGLFFVYLPFLKVNFAPGFSYRPMPGAIFSKAAKRLGIKIKREKFSNPKEAQAALERNLQQNIPTGLQVGVFNLTYFPEEYKFHFNAHNLVVYGKEDGKFLISDPVMDYATSLSEAELEKVRYAKGALPPKGHMYYPTYIPENVDIEEAIKKGIKDTCKNMLAPVPLIGVKAMRWVARSIPKWAEKKGTKVTNHYLGQLIRMQEEIGTGGGGFRFIYGAFLQEAAVILKNDELKELSKEITAIGDLWRDFAVDIARVYKNRNSKSDIYNNLSKSMLHIADLEEAFYKKLRKAI, translated from the coding sequence ATGAAACTTAACTTTGAACACCATCAGACCGCGCATTGCGAAAACGGTGTTGCCTCCAATCTATTACTCAATAAGGGCTTAAAACTCAGCGAACCTATGATCTTCGGAATCGGTTCCGGACTGTTTTTTGTCTATCTGCCATTTTTGAAAGTCAATTTTGCTCCAGGCTTCAGCTACCGCCCGATGCCCGGCGCTATTTTCAGCAAAGCAGCAAAAAGATTGGGAATAAAAATCAAAAGAGAAAAATTTTCAAATCCTAAAGAGGCACAGGCAGCTTTAGAAAGAAACTTACAACAGAATATTCCTACAGGACTTCAGGTAGGTGTTTTTAACCTTACCTATTTCCCAGAAGAATATAAATTCCACTTCAATGCCCACAATCTTGTGGTGTATGGAAAAGAAGACGGGAAATTCCTGATCAGCGACCCGGTGATGGATTATGCAACATCCCTTTCCGAAGCAGAACTGGAAAAGGTAAGATATGCCAAAGGCGCACTGCCTCCAAAAGGACATATGTACTACCCTACTTATATTCCGGAAAATGTAGACATTGAAGAAGCCATCAAAAAAGGAATAAAAGATACCTGTAAAAATATGCTTGCTCCGGTTCCTCTTATCGGTGTAAAAGCCATGAGATGGGTTGCCAGAAGCATCCCGAAATGGGCCGAGAAGAAGGGAACTAAAGTCACTAACCACTATCTGGGACAGTTGATCAGAATGCAGGAAGAAATTGGTACCGGAGGTGGCGGTTTCAGATTTATTTATGGCGCGTTTCTTCAGGAAGCAGCAGTCATTCTTAAAAATGATGAATTAAAAGAACTTTCAAAAGAAATTACCGCAATTGGTGATTTATGGAGAGATTTTGCCGTGGATATTGCCCGTGTTTACAAAAACAGAAATTCAAAAAGCGATATCTACAACAACCTTTCAAAATCCATGCTTCATATTGCAGATCTGGAAGAGGCTTTCTATAAAAAACTGAGAAAAGCAATCTGA